The following coding sequences are from one Alphaproteobacteria bacterium window:
- a CDS encoding RidA family protein: protein MLQVHNPDTIAPPVAFYSHGIEVPAGARTLHIAGVVGVTPEGTMPIGFEAQHRQIWLNVIEVLKSANMGVEDLVRLNVFSLDPSDVFMVSEGRQEFLNGHRPVSTYLAIKGLARPEFLVEMDAVACKVD, encoded by the coding sequence ATGTTGCAAGTTCACAATCCCGATACGATCGCCCCGCCCGTGGCCTTCTACAGCCATGGCATCGAAGTGCCCGCGGGCGCCCGCACCCTGCATATTGCCGGGGTCGTCGGCGTCACCCCGGAGGGCACAATGCCGATCGGCTTCGAAGCCCAGCACCGGCAGATATGGCTGAATGTCATTGAGGTCCTGAAGTCGGCGAATATGGGGGTTGAGGATCTGGTGCGCCTCAACGTCTTCTCGCTCGACCCATCGGACGTGTTCATGGTCAGCGAGGGCCGTCAGGAGTTCCTGAACGGCCACCGACCGGTATCAACCTATCTTGCGATCAAGGGGCTCGCGCGGCCCGAATTCCTTGTCGAGATGGATGCTGTCGCCTGCAAGGTGGACTAG
- a CDS encoding J domain-containing protein, whose protein sequence is MAKDPYQALGVDRTASADEIRKAYRKLAKENHPDLKPGDSAAEARFLEAQAAYDIVGDKEKRAQFDSGEIDAEGHERAEQPSYRHYAEAGADHPYHSADGYADMGDMFSDLFGHAQSGGRTVRMRGGDVRYVYDVSFLDAVRGTKARITMPDGKSLDLTIPAGLRDAQVLRLKGKGAPGLGGGPTGDALVTVHVRPHSLFRRQGNDIHIELPVALHEAVLGARVRVPTIDGPVTMNIPKGSNTGARLRLKGKGVPSGKSGTRGDQHVTLRVVLPDTPDAELEAFLEDWSQRHNYDPRSGLEA, encoded by the coding sequence GTGGCGAAGGACCCTTATCAAGCTCTTGGCGTGGATCGGACGGCATCTGCGGATGAAATCCGCAAGGCGTACCGCAAGCTCGCCAAGGAAAATCATCCCGACCTGAAACCGGGGGATTCGGCGGCCGAGGCACGTTTTCTCGAAGCCCAGGCCGCTTATGACATCGTCGGCGACAAGGAAAAACGCGCGCAGTTCGACAGCGGTGAGATCGATGCCGAGGGTCATGAACGCGCCGAACAGCCCTCCTACCGCCACTACGCCGAAGCCGGCGCCGATCATCCATACCATTCCGCTGATGGTTATGCCGATATGGGGGACATGTTCTCCGACCTGTTCGGCCACGCGCAGTCCGGTGGCCGCACGGTCCGCATGCGCGGAGGTGACGTTCGCTATGTGTATGACGTCAGTTTTCTCGACGCGGTGCGCGGCACGAAGGCGCGCATCACCATGCCCGACGGCAAATCCTTGGACCTCACCATACCGGCGGGTTTGCGCGATGCTCAGGTCCTGCGCCTGAAAGGCAAGGGCGCGCCGGGTCTCGGGGGCGGGCCCACGGGTGACGCTTTGGTGACCGTGCATGTCCGCCCGCACAGCCTGTTCCGGCGCCAGGGAAACGATATCCACATCGAGCTACCCGTGGCGCTCCATGAAGCGGTCCTCGGGGCCAGGGTCCGTGTCCCGACAATCGACGGACCGGTGACCATGAACATTCCCAAGGGGTCGAACACCGGTGCCCGGCTGCGGCTGAAGGGCAAGGGTGTCCCGAGCGGCAAGTCGGGCACACGGGGCGATCAGCATGTCACCTTGCGGGTGGTGCTTCCCGACACGCCCGATGCCGAACTGGAGGCCTTTCTCGAGGATTGGTCGCAGCGGCACAATTACGATCCACGATCCGGCTTGGAGGCCTGA
- a CDS encoding chaperone modulator CbpM, with amino-acid sequence MRETEVLKIIPGVRRVELRRWVAQGWVLPETRSGELWFREIDIARLRLVREIRRDMAIAEEGVPTVLSLMDQVYGLRKELRRLAEAVDAQPGRVKQAIAAHMREH; translated from the coding sequence ATGCGCGAAACCGAAGTTTTGAAGATCATACCGGGTGTACGCCGCGTCGAGCTTCGGCGTTGGGTGGCGCAGGGTTGGGTGTTGCCGGAAACGCGCAGCGGCGAACTCTGGTTCCGGGAGATTGACATTGCGCGGCTTCGCCTGGTGCGGGAAATTCGCCGGGATATGGCGATTGCCGAAGAGGGTGTGCCGACGGTTCTTTCGCTAATGGATCAGGTGTATGGTTTGCGTAAGGAATTACGCCGTTTGGCCGAGGCGGTAGACGCGCAGCCGGGACGGGTAAAGCAAGCAATCGCGGCGCATATGCGTGAGCACTAG
- a CDS encoding altronate dehydratase family protein: MSETAPLTIRLNPADNVVVARAEILPNTAIPGESVTTNAPIPRGHKIATRAIANGETIVKYDQIIGFAASDIKAGDHVHTENCEFRMVDRDYQFATDLRETAMVPEAERRTFEGYVRKNGSVGTRNYIGILTSVNCSATVARYIADSFNATGKLDDYPNIDGVSAFVHATGCGMADSGDGYANLQRTLWGYARHPNFAGVLIVGLGCEVNQIPFLLDAYGLELNDTFQTMTIQESGGTRKTVDQAIERISTMLEPANAATRSTVSASELTVALQCGGSDAYSGITANPALGNAVDRLVANGGTGILAETPEIYGAEHLLTRRAVNAEVGQKLVDRIKWWEDYTARNHGSMDNNPSPGNKAGGLTTILEKSLGAAAKGGTTNLAGVYKYAEPIDTKGFVFMDSPGFDPASITGEVASGANLVCFTTGRGSVYGCKPSPSIKLATNTQMYESMSEDMDINAGKIADGDATIEDVGLEIFDYMLDIASGTQSKSEALGFGDNEFIPWQVGAVM; this comes from the coding sequence ATGTCCGAGACCGCCCCCCTGACCATCCGCCTGAACCCCGCCGACAATGTTGTTGTCGCCCGGGCCGAGATCCTGCCGAACACCGCCATTCCGGGAGAGAGTGTCACCACGAACGCGCCGATCCCGCGCGGCCATAAAATCGCGACCCGTGCTATCGCCAATGGTGAGACCATCGTCAAATACGATCAGATCATCGGGTTTGCCGCGAGTGATATCAAGGCGGGCGATCACGTCCACACCGAGAATTGCGAGTTCCGGATGGTCGACCGCGACTACCAGTTCGCAACCGACCTGCGTGAGACGGCGATGGTGCCCGAGGCCGAGCGGCGGACATTCGAGGGCTATGTGCGCAAGAACGGATCGGTCGGGACGCGCAATTATATCGGCATCCTGACGTCGGTGAACTGCTCGGCGACGGTCGCGCGCTACATCGCAGACTCGTTCAATGCCACCGGCAAGCTCGATGACTATCCCAATATCGACGGTGTGTCGGCCTTTGTCCACGCGACCGGTTGCGGCATGGCGGATTCCGGTGACGGCTACGCCAATCTCCAGCGCACCCTGTGGGGCTACGCGCGTCATCCGAACTTCGCCGGCGTATTGATCGTCGGGCTGGGTTGCGAGGTGAACCAGATCCCGTTCCTGCTCGATGCATATGGATTGGAGCTGAACGATACATTCCAGACCATGACGATCCAGGAATCCGGTGGCACGCGGAAGACCGTGGACCAGGCGATCGAGCGGATCAGCACGATGCTGGAACCGGCCAATGCCGCGACGCGCTCGACCGTATCGGCGAGCGAACTCACTGTCGCGCTTCAGTGCGGCGGTTCGGATGCCTATTCGGGTATCACCGCCAATCCCGCTCTGGGCAATGCGGTGGACCGGCTGGTGGCCAACGGCGGCACGGGCATTCTTGCGGAGACACCCGAGATTTACGGTGCCGAGCATCTGTTGACCCGCCGTGCGGTCAACGCTGAGGTCGGCCAGAAGCTGGTGGACCGGATCAAATGGTGGGAGGACTACACCGCCCGCAACCATGGCTCGATGGACAACAACCCGTCGCCGGGCAACAAGGCCGGCGGACTGACGACGATCCTCGAGAAGTCTCTCGGGGCCGCGGCCAAGGGCGGCACGACCAATCTGGCGGGTGTGTACAAATACGCCGAGCCTATCGATACCAAGGGCTTCGTGTTCATGGATTCGCCCGGCTTCGACCCGGCGTCCATCACCGGCGAAGTCGCATCCGGCGCGAACCTGGTCTGCTTTACCACAGGGCGCGGATCGGTTTATGGCTGCAAGCCGTCGCCGTCGATCAAGCTCGCGACCAACACCCAGATGTATGAGAGCATGTCCGAGGACATGGACATCAACGCGGGCAAGATCGCCGATGGCGATGCCACCATCGAAGATGTGGGCCTGGAGATCTTCGACTACATGCTCGACATCGCCAGCGGCACTCAGTCGAAGTCCGAGGCGCTCGGGTTTGGTGACAATGAATTCATTCCCTGGCAAGTCGGCGCGGTGATGTAG
- a CDS encoding SDR family NAD(P)-dependent oxidoreductase, with translation MDVMDLTGRVALVTGGNRGIGAAISHALAAAGAVVAVNYVSNADAARDTVAAIEAAGGRAAAVQGDVTENDDVLRMVSDAETALGPIDILVANAGVGVHQSIEETTEVDFNLGLQSNLTSAFLCSQAVLPGMRERKWGRLIYIASGAAHNGGRISLQYSASKGGMEALARAYALRLVEEGVTANSVSPVLIHTGMTTTASPEQHVFSPPIGRMGHVDEVAMATVMLAANGYMTGQTVHMNGGLYFS, from the coding sequence ATGGACGTGATGGATTTAACCGGCCGGGTCGCCTTGGTGACCGGAGGCAACCGGGGTATCGGCGCCGCAATTTCGCATGCGCTTGCGGCAGCTGGTGCGGTCGTGGCTGTCAACTATGTTTCCAACGCCGACGCCGCACGGGACACAGTTGCCGCCATCGAGGCCGCGGGTGGCCGGGCAGCGGCCGTGCAGGGCGATGTGACCGAGAATGACGATGTTCTGCGTATGGTCAGCGATGCGGAGACAGCACTCGGGCCCATCGACATTCTGGTCGCCAATGCGGGGGTCGGCGTTCACCAGTCAATCGAGGAAACAACCGAAGTCGATTTCAATCTTGGTTTGCAGTCAAACCTGACTTCGGCATTTCTTTGTTCTCAGGCGGTCCTACCGGGCATGCGGGAACGCAAATGGGGGCGATTGATCTACATCGCGTCCGGCGCGGCTCACAATGGCGGGCGCATCAGCCTCCAATATTCTGCGTCGAAGGGCGGGATGGAGGCGCTGGCCCGCGCCTACGCACTCCGCCTGGTAGAGGAGGGGGTGACCGCCAACTCCGTGTCGCCGGTACTCATTCATACCGGCATGACGACGACCGCTTCGCCCGAGCAGCACGTATTCTCGCCTCCCATAGGCCGTATGGGCCATGTGGACGAGGTGGCGATGGCCACGGTGATGTTGGCTGCCAACGGATACATGACCGGTCAGACCGTGCACATGAATGGCGGGCTTTACTTTAGCTAG
- a CDS encoding histidine phosphatase family protein, translated as MKRLILLRHGSPEWAENGLDDSQRALTKVGNAECLHVALWLNEHDVAPDHALVSSALRTRQSWEIVRDNLKRTPTSDMHDELYLATPGTLLAHIGALPVSVETALVIAHNPGIEELARMLAGPSPDGAAIRDMMRGYPAAGLALFTIESDVWDQVSVAATRLDVFVRPQVRDT; from the coding sequence ATGAAACGCCTTATCCTGCTGCGTCACGGTTCTCCGGAATGGGCCGAAAACGGCCTCGATGATTCACAACGCGCGCTCACGAAAGTCGGCAACGCGGAATGCCTGCATGTCGCACTTTGGCTCAATGAGCATGACGTAGCGCCGGACCATGCCCTGGTCTCTTCGGCGTTGCGCACCCGGCAGTCATGGGAAATCGTGCGCGACAACCTCAAACGCACGCCCACATCCGACATGCATGACGAGCTCTACCTCGCCACGCCCGGCACACTGCTCGCGCATATTGGCGCCCTGCCGGTCTCTGTCGAGACGGCGCTGGTCATCGCCCACAACCCGGGTATTGAGGAACTCGCGCGGATGCTCGCCGGCCCCTCGCCCGATGGCGCGGCGATACGCGACATGATGCGGGGCTACCCCGCCGCCGGCCTCGCGCTGTTCACCATCGAGAGCGACGTGTGGGATCAGGTCTCGGTTGCCGCGACGCGTCTGGATGTGTTCGTGCGGCCGCAGGTCCGCGACACCTGA